The genome window ccctcttcttcttctttttttctcttctcctttccttttctttctttctttctttctttttcttccctttccttttcttctttctttttttttctcttctcctttccttttctttccttcttttctttctttcctctccttccttcctttctttctttctttctatatattttggtaaataaaaaagttataatattttggttattttttattttttataatattttgtaaaaaacctaTTGGTGTGTTtgcaaagaaaaaattgaaataaaaataatttttattccttCATTATTTTGGTagagttaaaattaatttttaaaaatacaaaatttaaaattttttccgtctaattttctttgtttgtaaTTTCAAATTGGAATGAATTATTTTCACACtttaatatagaaataataatttcttttatgtgTCCTTTTCACTTCTTACAGATTCCTACTTGTCTTCGCAAATGCTAAACATTACTTGTGTTCCATAAAATTTGACACGATTCTTTGAACAATCTTTATTTCCCATCGAAGAAAATATCCTAAATTACgaaattagaaaaagaattttaacatcggaattaaattatatattttaaaataataaaatataatttttattttaataatttatatctttataaattttaaaatttaaattaaattttattatttttgagaggtaaaatataactttatcattattaatttaaaattataaaaatctaaattaaaaattgaagattTTAGGGCAATTGCAACCGAACAgccaaatttataaaattaaaaaagaaatatgatgaaatttgaattggtGACAAAATGTTCAAACATTTAGCGTACTGTTTGAATTAAAGATTATCTGATTTGGTTACAGCCAGACTACTATTTCTCCTAAATCCAAGGGTTAATGGTTGGTAGGGGCTAATTGTAAAAGCAGCAAAATTGCAggcaaaatgaaaataaaaagaaatccaCCCTGGGTAATTGTAAGCGTAATCAATTTTTTGATTGATTCCATGAAGTTGAGAATAATCCAACAAGACGGCAATTTCATAtgtttgaagaaattatttatgaagaaacaaaacacaaacaacacAACCCTAAGGGCCTAAGCCTAAGCCTTACCTttctttcaatcaattaaaattttttgaatccTACGGCTTAGATCCTTTGCCATTAGCCGCCAAGGAAGCACTCATCATCTTCTGGAACTCCTCGAAATTGACATTGCCATCACCGTCTGAATCTACGGACTTGATCATCCTAGCACAATCATCAACCGAACACTTCATCCCTAGCTGATTCAGAACCAGGTGCAACTCGCTCGTCGAAATCAGGCCGTTCTTGTCCTGGTCGTACAAATCGAAGGCGTCGCGCAGCTCCAAGGCGGCGGTGACTTCATCGGATGAAGACCGGAAGAGAGAGGAGAACTCGGAGAGGTTGATGAAGCCGTCTTTGTCGGTGTCGATGTCTTCCAAGACACGTTTGAGTTCTTCCTCAGTGATGCTGGAGCCCATTGATTTCAACACATCGCGGAGCTCCGTCATCGAGATCTTGCCGTCCCTGTTGGCGTCGAACTGGTTGAAGACTTTTTGGAGTTCCCCCTGGTTGACGTTGGAGGATTTCTGGGTTGGAGTTGCCGACATGGTTGCTTTAGCCTCAAAGAATGGAAAATGGAGTAATTGTGGGAGCCGATTTGGAAGGCGAGGTGGGCTTTATAAGCCAGGAGGCAAAACAGAACAACAGTTAAATGCTACTCTAATAATCCTACTTTATCCCTTCCTCATACCACTTCGCCCTTATTACAACtgcaaaataagtaaatttgtGATGATACccattattatttgaaatttgaaatttgtttcTGTTCCTACCTCCGTCTATTCAACTAAATTTCTTTTAACCCTATTCGTTTCAGGGTAAATTATATCaacactcaattttaattttaataacaaaatagttactcaacttttaaaaataataaatcagtCATCGTAATCATTTTCCGTTACAAATGTAACGGAAAAGTGACTTGTTATTTTAACTGGCCACGTTAGAGTGTTTGCTGTCATTTAATTGGTCACGTTGGAGATTTTGTTGTCATTTAAACAGCCTCATTTAAGAACCGTAGCTAGgcagtaaaagaaaaagaagtagaagaagaagagaagaaatggTTATGCCGTCCAATCCCTCACTCTAAGTACCCAATTGTCACCGTCCAAGTTTTCATGTCTTCTCCTTTCACATCATCCAAAAATCTCTCATTTATTATCCAATCCCTCACTCTCTTTGAAATCTCTACCTTTTTCCtttgaatattttattcttCCCATGGCTTCCTCCACAATTCTGACTGATGTTGTTGTCTctgcccttttcttttttctttttgatcgGAGAACATCCGttagatttttgaaatttcgtTGTCTCAAAATTAAACCTAGGTCGGCATCGTTGACTCAGTCATCCAGATTGACAATTCAGGATTCGAGTTGAGTCGAACGTGTTGTTTGTAAGGCTCAAAACACCACTGTTGATGGTgagttttgtttgttttcagtataaattaatttgattattctgttttaattgtttttcttatatttttcttttttagtttgatTGGTTGCTTGGAAAGTGAAAGAAAGTGGGAGGAAATAGAAATGATTATTGagcataaatgaaaaataaattaggtttTTCGTTCACGTCCAACTCATATATAACGTGGCAAGTTAACTAGCAATGTCAGCTAGTTAACTAACTACATCACCTATTTCGTTAGGCCTGTAACAAAAAATGTTAGCGGGTGATTGATTTGTCACTTTTCAATAATGTTAGTgactgatttgttattttttaaaagttgagtgactgagtTGAAAGTTGAGTGCTTGTTTTGTTATTGAAATCCAAGTTGAGTGtctgttggtgtaatttactcTTCATTTCTTTATTCTAATTTAGCCGGAAAAAATTCATCTTCAAActacatattaataattaatttgtctattttttggttaatatttaatttgtctatgGATTTAACAATTTTGGTCCTATCTATAACAATGTCATTTTTTCCATCAATGAAATTGTCATGGCAATTTCAAATCTGATGCAAATAATAAGATGAATTTCTTTGTACAAATAGCCTTTAATCATATGACCATATTGACTCAAATTTTATCGAAAGAAAGCAACAATAATTAATATGttgtttaaataaaacattttttaaagaaaaactttaatatAGACTTTGGACAAAAGTACTGTTGGTAAtgtaaagaaattgaaaaaacaaGTCTTAATGATTATGATTTGACAAAATAAGAATCTAGCTTTCAAACGGTTACGATTTGACAAAATCTGGCTGTTTAGATTTTTTAGGAAATTGACTCCGCAAATTTACTGTTTTCCCTTtcaaaaaacaatataaataggAGGTCATTCTCCTTATTTTTTATAGAACACAAGAGAAAAACAACTTCTCTCATCCTTATGTTCTCTAAATTCTGGTGTTTTGAGAAATTACACAAGAGAGGAATTCTATCTAGGAGATTAGGTTTTAAGTAGGATTGACTGTGgcccctccaatctttcctacAAATTGAACCTAGTGTGGTTTCActtatgtaacaccccgaattttgggcctagaagaaataggttttgaacaagggaacagttaggagactgcacataaatatttaattatgcaaggaagtgacataaatgaatgtctgcttcagtggttaagtgatttaggagtgtttcgaagtgtctgagaagtcagggggttcaagccttggcttatgcaaaatttttattttaagtgaataaaatccttggatctagatagtaggttcttaaattattgtggttaaaatatgatacaaaggagttgttggtctagtggtaaggggcgtgTGGAGTGTACATAGGGTCTAAGGTTTGAGTGGTGGCACAtcaaaaagggagtatttattttgctgcctaattcgtgtaggtggtagagttggattaaaatactgctaaatggagtttgaactggtcatagagagatttgaggagggatatttggagagatttgaggagagaatattgggatttggggaggttgttgttgtggagagataaTAGTAGAAAATTAAGGGATAGGAAGTGGATGGAGAGTGTGTAGCCGAATTAGAGGAGGGATTTTTGGGATTTGGGGTTGTTGTCGATTTGGTGAGAGTTAGAATTCGGgtttcattccttttctttcaacCTTGGTCGAATACAGCTTCTCTCTTCcctcaccatttttcttttcggTTTTCTCTCCTAGTCAATTCtcccttcttctttttaaactcTTCCGAATAGCTTTCGGCTTTAGCAAGGGTTCGTTGATCAATTGGGAGCACACAGTTTTTCTCTTCCTCTCTCTCAAGTGCTCTCTATTGGCCGAATACTGATAGATTAATCCCGATTCTCGATTCTTTGTACGCTACATCTCTTATTTGCAATCTGTTTTATCGTTGTTGGTAAGTGGTTATGGTATGATAAGGAGTCATCTGTTACtttttgagaaataatattGAGTGGTATGTGGGGTGCAATTGAGATGGTTTGTCAAGTATGAGTCTAATATAAAGATGGTGACTTTTGTGtaggtggtggtcgaggttgattggcacattgcctgggaaccaagggtgcgatgatcattgattttcggAATAAGAGAGTTTGGAACGaagggaatctgcaaatcgcatcaggtgtgtaaacaccccactGTAACTATAGAACGACAAAAGCTGAAAAGTCAAAAATACGatgtttgagaccacacgaacGTGTTATCACTCGTGTGGTAAGCCAAACCTACGAATCATGGGCGATAGACTGTAGAGGCatccatgagcattttcatgtgcttaggccgtaatgggccacgttgggctcGTAGGCCTCACACAGATGAAATCcacgatttgtggcaaatactggattgggctatgtagatctcatagctGTGATGAAATCTGGGCTGAACGGGccgcacgagcgtgtgggcccacttgggtcgagtaatgggccttgggcccatttacacttttatgaccatttaggttacttGGGTCGCACGAGGTGACTGCGAACTTTTTGAGAGGTCGATATTTGCACCGAGACcctaaaataagtaaaatgaccaaaatacccccataggataaaatgatcgCAATACCCCCATATAGTAAAATGACCGagatacccccatagggtaaaatgactgttatacctctaggagatgaaatgactattatggctttatgttatgtatgactgatttgctatatgatatgtatgactatgattgagcatgacattttgcatacatgtatgatattatgtcatgatatattgcatggggataggttgttatatttggaggaagtgtattgtactgataaggttgcacgggtcgcccaagatgactgtggacctactgatggctatatgccATTTATTTTACTGGAAGCTTTGCTGCAATACTGTTTAGTGCTGCAACCGGTGCTAATATTGATGTGACTGGCTGGGTGGGtggattttatccccacatggtgtgtttggcaGGACGGAGTGCTGCgtagaggctggattgggtaggatttctaactgcatatctgcactgattaatgattttgtactgttactgcatcgattaatgatattacatactgtTTACTGCATGATTGATATCTATTActgttatgggccaaggccccactgatactattactgaaattgggcaaaggccctactgattactggcattgtgatgggctcaagcccaatcaTTTACTATTATGGGAAAGGGTTTAGGCCCACACTGAACTGGACTGTTACTGTAacgggctcaggcccaaactgcatttatctactatttaattgactatttgcttgttaggggattacacactgagttttcgtaaactcacccctctgtttaATTGTACAGGTAATCTCCAGTTGTAGGCGGACCGGTGCTGTGAGGGACTCGATGATGGCCATACAACTGCATCAGCTTTCGTTTTTAGCCTTTGAtttataaataactaaatttgggtttttttttgtaaaaaggcctctttaaagttataaactttaaattggggttttaatttatttagtttgatataaactgctagttgtagaaaaagatgggttttcaaaaggtaactattttcaaagacaccacgttTTTGCAAcatttctaaaacaaaaaacttctgcaataaatgagattttggaaaatttataacattttaaaagtgattagctTTTAATGATGTACGCTTGGAAATGGGCAACCCGTTTTGGAATCactatttaataacaaaatgattaattgattttaaagatttcaacgacaacaagttttacactaaacacctcaatgtgacaccgccaggttcggccataactcctaggccaggtttggggtctTATAGCTTATTtccttttagtttattttctaaCCAGATTTTCTACCTACTACTTTTGTTTTTTCGATTTTGATTCATTTCAAGAAGAGCAATACCAATTGTTCCAT of Gossypium raimondii isolate GPD5lz chromosome 3, ASM2569854v1, whole genome shotgun sequence contains these proteins:
- the LOC105794080 gene encoding probable calcium-binding protein CML27 — its product is MSATPTQKSSNVNQGELQKVFNQFDANRDGKISMTELRDVLKSMGSSITEEELKRVLEDIDTDKDGFINLSEFSSLFRSSSDEVTAALELRDAFDLYDQDKNGLISTSELHLVLNQLGMKCSVDDCARMIKSVDSDGDGNVNFEEFQKMMSASLAANGKGSKP